From Antechinus flavipes isolate AdamAnt ecotype Samford, QLD, Australia chromosome 1, AdamAnt_v2, whole genome shotgun sequence:
CATTGGGATTCAAAACCACTTCCACTGATTACAAATTCTGAGACCTTTTTATCTCACTACATTGGTTTGTAGTATATATTTGTAGAATGTATTTTGTATTcactttgcatttttaaaaaatccttttcttaCTAAATGTAAACAAGTATTGGtgataattttgatttccttaCAGGTTTGGGACAAAAGTGAAAGTGGGGATTGGCATTGTACTGCTAGCTGGAAGGTAAATactaatttaaacttttttaaaaaatgatttggatTATTATGTGTAATACTTTGTCAAATCATACTGAATTTAAGTATTTCACTTTGACTTAATGGTGTTGCTATTCAATTCTTGGAAAGAATATTTATGGgacttttttcagttttaaaaattccattctaGTTGTACTATGATGCAATAAaactgatctattttttttttttttttaccatgtatAATACACAAATCTAAaacagtaaaaggaaaaaaactgaaaatgtatgagcacaaaatcagaaaaaggtTGATTCTTCTATTGGGAGcataattaacattattttttaaaagaaggcagTCAACTAATGTTAAATGCCAACTATGTACTGAGCACTACATTTGGCACTTAGCACCCCACTtagtgggaatacaaagaaaggcaatacCTGGTCTCAAAGAGCTCACTGTGTAATGGGGAGAGAACATTCAAACAACTTTGTGCAAACTAAGAGCAGGAGAAATTGGGGTTAGTCTTAGAAGAAGGGCACTGAGATTAAGGCAAAATCTCAGGCTTGTGGTTTTTTTAACTGTTCAATTCCTGGATGAAATGATTCCCAGATAGTGAAGTAAAGATAAACTAGTTAGCTTAATATTGAATAATGGCAGTTGCGTCTTATAGGAAATGAGATGAAAGGAAGTACTCTAAtttgtaatttaatataaaaaaggcTTATATCTGTAATTCTGAAACATAAATCAATGTAGAAAAAGGCTTTCTTCTAGAATTTGACTTGTAAGTCAGTGATACAGAAGCCAGAGTAtgttttcccattaaaaacaacATTATTATAAATGACAGATAGTTTCCATGGTCTGCACACAAAAGCTTTAACTTATGTAATATAGCTCAAGGACAGTATTTTGATTTAAGTTCAGTGTATAAGAATGTTTCTGTGGAAGAAGCATTTAGTCATCCAACTTGGGCTGCCAAGAACATGTCTTatgcctttttcttccctttctaattcCAAGTGGCAATGATGATGACTGGGACCTGGGAAAGGGGTTTCAAAGGCATTGGGAAGGTATCGAGGACAGGGGCTCTTGAAGATGAGTAAAGTAGGATCTCTTACTTAAATTAGTAGAAATACTTCTCAACTTTATCCAATTAGAATAATTTGTCTTTTCTAGTTTCTGTGAAATGAAGTTCACTAATATGAATTAATTTCCTACTCTTTTGTAGGCCTGCATATATATAATCCTTTTGAGGTTTTCAAGGATTTTGAGTATTGGCAGACATAAAGAGCAAATGGGACAAAAAGTATTCCTCTCCTcgtcattccttttcttttctctttttttctcatgtagATGTTATGTAGATAATGATAGCAGTTCTTTGGGAGTATAAAGGATCAGAActagattcatttttattttaggggaaaaaaattaggtttGACTATCCTGAGTCCATAGAGCTGatggaaaaaagataagaaaatagaatggcCTTTCTAGTCATAAGATAAGTGCTGGTGCTGAGCTAGAATAgatagagagaggggaaggagtggcttttcttgtctttttctctccattaacAGTCCTGCCACTTTCATGATTTGTAACATGCAAGGGCAGTAAAAAACAATActgctaaatttaaaaaagagagttgggggcattttttacttttaatagatatcttattttttcacacaaaaaattaaaaatagttttagtttttagaagatactttaaatattttgtacttaGCATTAGTTGATGCAGTgctttcttaaggaaaaaaaggacatgTAAAAGAAGTTAATTTTATGCAAAAAATTTGGGAATGTTGTTATTTTGTGAGTCATTTGTGAGTCATTTTGAGTTTTTCTTCGTaaaatgttgtttgtttttttctttatagacgCATAGTGGTTCTGTGTGGCGTGTGACATGGGCACATCCTGAATTTGGACAGGTTTTGGCTTCCTGTTCTTTTGACAGAACTGCTGCTGTTTGGGAAGAAATAGTGGGAGAGTCCAATGATAAACTTCGAGGTCAGAGTCATTGGGTGAGTCATGTGCTAGTAAATCACATGGCACTAATGAGAAGTTATGCAGATTATTATCTGTGACATATTCCATTGAACACATGGTCCTCTTCTCCTCTGCTTCTTGTTCCttacattcttccttcttttcttttctgctgtcttctttacttttcattttgcTATGTATTGTTCAAGGAACAGCAGGGCTAGTCACGAATAtcaggattttcttggctaagTTGTTTTTTGGACTTTTGGCATTTTTACCTGTGATTACTGTCTTATATCAGTTGAACTCTGCCAAAATGGTGATATATCTCTTTGCCTTTCTCCTTATTGTGGTTCATTTGAATAGGTTTGGTTAAATTATGATTGTTTGGGAGGGGGGGtcatctttatctttcttccccTGCCAATTTGTTGATTTTGATCTGTTTTAGCTAGTTGATGGCCTGATTACTCAGATGGCTGATTCTGATATGACTTCCAGATACGTAAccaattatttcttttatgttaagatagtcttttatttttatgatcagTGCTCAACATGTTCAGCACTATCCAGTTGGACTTTTTtctggaagaaaatatttatgataaatagGTATGAGATTTTTGAGACCTCTACAAGCCTTTGCCCTTTCTTTCCAaacttattccaaattttctaaaAATCTCCTCTTTATCTACTTTTGCACTGTAGTTAAGGaataaccaaatatttattgacttggaTCATCTCAAaattttcatagaatttctctatcttttcatcTTCTGCAATAGCTGTTGGTACATAAGCTACACTTATGTTTCTCACACACTATTATCAAGTGTCccagaaaataatatttcttgtttcctttggGTACACAGTGAAATCAGTTCTATTAATTCCTTTCTTcacttcaaggagaaaatatgaacCACTTTATTATTATCCTCTGGTTTTGTTTATATCAAGGTTATTGGTGTTCATTTTTCTAAGAGTATCTCTATTTATCAGTATTTGGCAAAGATCTCACTTGTAGAATACTTAATGTTTATAATTGGTCTAAAAACTGGATGATTCTTAGCACTCCTggtgctttttttcttctatgctcCTACTACAACTGTGAAAGGGGAAAGGGATCATACAAAAGTTAGGGCCGCTTCTGTAGTCTTCTTTGTTTTATGGATTGTTGTGAACAGAGATTATTGTCAAGCAGtcacccttaataaatgcttgttcactcaATATACCTTAGTGATTtgttaattcatttcttttaggtTAAGAGGACCACTTTGGTGGATAGCAGAACATCAGTTACTGATGTGAAGTTTGCTCCTAAGCATATGGGTCTCATGTTAGCAACTTGTTCAGCAGATGGCGTAGTGAGAATATATGAGGCTCCAGATGTTATGAATCTTAGTCAGTGGTCATTGCAGCATGAAATTTCATGTAAGCTAAGCTGTAGTTGTATTTCATGGAATCCCTCAAGGTAAGTCATAACCTaatcccttgattttttttttttttaaaaatcaatgacttGATAATTTGCTTGCTTTGTATGTCAAAGAAAATctagaagaaaattttaagtttAGAAAGTCTAATTTCTGAATGAACTAGTATGGAAATCTACAATTTAACTTGTCTTCATCATTGTAGAAAATACATGCCATTTAACATTAGCACCTCAAATtctctatgaaatattttataaattagagaacTTTTTCTTCAAAGCATGTTCTAATAAATAATAGCATGGAATATTAACAataagccttttaaaatttttggttaACCTGAGTCATAGTTTGTAATTCTCAATGTAGTTTACATTTTCATGGACAATGTGAGAAGTAAAATTTATCCTGATTTGTAACTCAGATCtagtatttcattatttaaattaattatgaTATAATTAATTGATGATCGAACAAGCACTTCGTGTTGACTTTTATgactttgtttttagttttaaggACAGCAAAATCAGTGAAACTCAAGCTAAAGTATTGAATTCTGTAGAAATGGCTTTGAGAATCTAGTTATGGAGAAAGTACATGGACCTACGTAGGAAAACCAAGGGAGATGCCAATTGAAAAGTCTGTAACTTCACAATAAGCACTATCCTAAATAAAATCATTCTTCCTAgagtgtaaatttttttctttttttgcttaggcaatttggataaagtgacttgcccagggtcacacagctaggaattgttaagtgtctgagatcagatttgaactcaggtcctcttgacttcagggctggtgctctatccagtgggCCACCTACTTGCTCCTCAGTGTAaattttttaagagtataaactATGTATCTCCTATTACACTTATCAGAGTGCCTTGCACTcagtatttgttgaattatattgaattccccttcttccttctggaAGTTGTTGACCTAAGTGTAAATCTGGAACTACCAGTGATATCTGGGGAGGAGGCTGTTTTTCTGTTCTCTCCTGCTGCTCCTCTTGAATCTGGATTCTGATTTGCCAAAATATCTAGTTTCTAATACTGTTACAATTTGTCTTTATCCTAAGAATctactttacttttaaaaatattattttatggatagcttttgtttttaatgacttatatttctaaatatttttctctcctttttcataCCAAGCAACacattctttgtaacaaagattaAGGAAGAAGAGTGGTTCAAAACCAAACAATACTTTATCTATATTTGACAGTAAATGCAATGTCCTATATCATGGTGTCCCATCCctacaaagaagggagggaggtaaaAGTTTTCAATGACGTTTTGATCAAATTTTTTGCCTTAATAAGGGAAAAAGGTTTCATATCATTCTATCTCATGTTCTTGATTGTCAAATGTCTGAAGTCTTTTTTTGCGGGAAAAGACAAATACAGAAAGGTCGAAATATGAGTGATATAATAGTAATAGGttatagtatttaataatttacaaAGCCATTACAGCTCTTGTGAGATGAATAATATTATGATTTTCATTACTTCCCAGATAAGCAGACTGAGTCTCAGAGTTACTtgctaaagttttttttatatcACTAGTAAGTGGCAAAACCACCTGCATTCaagttctttgattccaaatctagtgttcttttcattttatcactCCAGATAGTCCAATTAACTGTTAGAATTATTGATTAGTTTGTattctttaaaaacatatattgtgTATTATTTTCATATCCTTTATAGTGTATAGCTCATAATTGGTAAcgttttaaaatgttaaaaaatatatcccTAAATTTCAGTATAACAACCTTACTCTCCAAAATTAGGTGAATCACAGAGGGATCAATGAGACAATTACTCCATAATTTTCATATGTCGTTGCTTAATTCTAGTATGTGTAAGTGGTTGTGCCAAATGAGGTATAAGTGGATATATAAAGTCAATTATCAGTCATTTTTATCATTATGCTTATTATATGTCTGTGTAAGTAATTTGTTTACTTTTCATTTCCAGTTCTCGTGCTCATTCCCCTATGATAGCTGTAGGAAGTGATGACAATAGTCCAAATGTGTCTGCTAAGGTTCAgatttatgaatataatgaaaatacCAGGTAAGTTAAATCAGTCTAGAAGAgtctaaatttgtttttctttacttttttgatttgtatataatttttatctttaaagagTTTTTTACTCAAGTAAATTGTATTCAGCTCATTATtgagttaattttatttatttatgctccACTCTGTAGATAACAACTTTGTGAAGACTACCTGAGAATAAATTCTGGTTGCCAATACAGAGTTGATCTTTCAGACTTGATATTTAGCAAATATTAATCTAATTTCCTTATAGGAAACAGACATTACCAAattaactttttctgtttgtgtcAGAAAGATATTTTGTAGTTTAAATAAGACCATGGTCTTCTTGAGAATCTGCACTATTATAGTACTGAGTGATGATAGTAGATCTAGTAAGACCTGTACAATTTATACTTCTGAGAAATTTTCTTATACCATAAACTATTAATTGTTCAATTGAGATTCAATTTCAGTGTAGTTTTTACTCTGGATATTTTCTTTGAATTGTgttaaattaaactttaaatcATAAAGGAAGCCTTTTGGAAATCTGGATTAAATGTTAGTTAACTATAGAAGAGTAtaattataaaaagtaattttattacaGAGTGCTTGTAGtctgaaatgataaaatatattagtaaagtttttttttttcttgtggagtactttatgcaaatgatttgaattttctttttttttttctttcttttttttaaaaatattttattttataataattttatattgacaaaatccatgccagggtaatttttttttacaacattatcccttgcactctcttctgtttcgatttttcccctccctcccttcagtaccgcccctagatggcaagcagtcctatatatgttagatatgttgcagtatgtcctagatacaatatatgtttgcagaaccgaacagttcttttgttgcacagggagaattggattcagaaggtaaaaataacccgggaagaaaaacaaaaatgcaaatagttcacattcctttcctagtgttctttctttggatgtaactgcttctgtccatcatttatcaattgaaactcagttaggtctctttgtcaaagaaatccacttccatcaaaatacatcctcatacagtattgttgtcgaagtatataatgatctcctggttctgctcatttcacttagcatcagttcatgtaagtctcgccagtcctctctgtattcctcctgctggtcatttcttacagaacaataatattccataaccattcatataccacaatttacccagtcattctccaattgatgggcatccattcacttttcagtttctagccactacaaacagggctgccacaaacatgttggcacatacaggtcccttttccttctttagtatttctttgggatataagcccaatagaaacactgctggatcaaagggtatgcacaatttgataactttttgggcataattccagattgctctccagaatggttggattcgttcacaactccaccaacaatgcatcagtgtcccagttttcctgcatcccctccaacattcatcattattttttcctgtcattttagccaatctgacaggtgtgtagtggtatctcagagttgtcttaatttgcatttctctgatcaataatgatttggaacactctttcatatgagtggtaatagtttcaatttcatcatctgaaaattgtctgttcatatcctttgaccatttatcagttggagaatggcttgatttcttataaatttgagtcagttctctatatattttggaaatgaggcctttatcagaacctttaactgtgaagatgttttcccagtttgttgcttccctcctaatcttgtttgcattagttttgtttgtacaaaggccttttaatttgatataatcaaaattttctattttgtgatcagtaatggtctctagttcatctttggtcacaaatttctttctcctccacaagtctgagaggtaaactatcctatgttcctctaatttatttataatctcgttctttatgcctagatcatggacccatattgatcttatcttggtatatggtgttaagtgtgggtccatgcctaatttctgccatactaatttccagttatcccagcagtttttatcaaataatgaattcttatcccaaaagttaggatctttgggtttctcaaacactagattgctatagttgactattctgtcttgtgaacctaaccttttccactgatcagctaatctatttcttagccaataccaaatggttttggtgactgctgctttataatataattttagatcaggtacagctaggccaccttcatttgatttttttttttcattaattcccttgagattctcgactttttattgttccatatgaattttgttgttactttttctagatcattaaaatatttttttggaagtctgattggtatagcactaaataaatagattagtttagggagtattgtcatctttattatattcgctcggcctatccaaaagcacttaatatttttccagttatttaagtctgactttatttgtgtggaaacttttttgtaattttgctctgatttgaattttcttaggAAATATGCAAAAGCAGAATCCCTTATGACAGTCACTGACCCTGTACATGATATTTCATTTGCTCCAAACTTGGGAAGATCATTCCATATCCTAGCAGTAGCAACCAAAGATGTGAGAATTTTCACGCTAAAACCTGTAAGGTGAGCTTTTGAAACAGTTTTAAAGTAAGATATTATAGTTGattcttaaaatattaatattgatattctGAAACAATAATTACAAGAAATTCTGAATATTGTCTTTTTAGGATGGGAGTAGATTTACTTTGCTTAGTATAATTATTTCAGTGCTTTAAATTTCTTAAGCATATATCCATTGAAAATTAGATGCATTCTGAGTTTCAAGTATTAAAAATTTACTATGTAAAGAAGTTGACTGCCTATTTTAACtgaaagctttttgttttgttatttctttgtatttttttgaaCCCTTTAACTCTGTGGtcttttatattaaatttggataattttgatttttcattttgaacAATATATTGCTAATCCTTTGGAGGTTGCTTCACTAACACTTTCTTTAACAGGAAAGAATTAACTTCTTCTGGTGGGCCAACAAAATTTGAGATTCACATAGTTGCTCAGTTTGATAATCACAACTCTCAGGTTTGGCGAGTCAGTTGGAATATAACGGGGACAGTGCTAGCATCATCTGGAGATGATGGCTGTGTAAGACTATGGAAAGGTAAGATTTCAGTGAATGACAGTTGTATTATGAGTAGAGAAATTTCTTTGCTCTTAGAAAACTCCTTTTATCTAATACAGTaatgactaaaagaaaaaaaaaatgccaagttTCTATTTTGAACAAAGGAAGTCTTTCAAACATGGGCTAAACtgtatctattaaaaaaaaaaaaaaaagacggcGTCTTAGCTcaggagatagagcactgggcctggggtcaggaagacctgagttcaaatttggcctcaaacccttagtagttctgtgatcctggacaagtcacttaacctctgtttgtcttaatatactggagaaggaaatggaaaactactctagaaactttgctaagaaaactgcaTGGATAGTATGGGCCATGGGGGATAGGGAGTCCAcccagagtcagacatgattgaataacTGAATTTAACAACATGATAAGGTAATGAATGAgaaaaccagagagagagagagagagagagagagagagagagagagtttctgggtaattaataattaaCTTAATTATTAGGTTAGTGAATAATAAATTGATGGTTAATGGTTTCTCTCATTAAGCAAAGACCCTTAATGGAGACACTGAAtaccttaaatattttttttgaaagggCATGACTCTGACAAGTGGAATTCAACTTTGATTGGTGGTCATTTAATGAA
This genomic window contains:
- the SEH1L gene encoding nucleoporin SEH1 isoform X2, translating into MFVARSIAADHKDLIHDVSFDFHGRRMATCSSDQSVKVWDKSESGDWHCTASWKTHSGSVWRVTWAHPEFGQVLASCSFDRTAAVWEEIVGESNDKLRGQSHWVKRTTLVDSRTSVTDVKFAPKHMGLMLATCSADGVVRIYEAPDVMNLSQWSLQHEISCKLSCSCISWNPSSSRAHSPMIAVGSDDNSPNVSAKVQIYEYNENTRKYAKAESLMTVTDPVHDISFAPNLGRSFHILAVATKDVRIFTLKPVRKELTSSGGPTKFEIHIVAQFDNHNSQVWRVSWNITGTVLASSGDDGCVRLWKANYMDNWKCTGILKGNGSPVNGSSSQQGISNASLGSNNPNLQNSLNGSSASRYFFPPLDSPRAGSRWSSYAQILPPPPPPPPPPPLIEHSCDADTANLQYPHPRRRYISRPLNPLPENEGV
- the SEH1L gene encoding nucleoporin SEH1 isoform X3, with protein sequence MFVARSIAADHKDLIHDVSFDFHGRRMATCSSDQSVKVWDKSESGDWHCTASWKTHSGSVWRVTWAHPEFGQVLASCSFDRTAAVWEEIVGESNDKLRGQSHWVKRTTLVDSRTSVTDVKFAPKHMGLMLATCSADGVVRIYEAPDVMNLSQWSLQHEISCKLSCSCISWNPSSSRAHSPMIAVGSDDNSPNVSAKVQIYEYNENTRKYAKAESLMTVTDPVHDISFAPNLGRSFHILAVATKDVRIFTLKPVRKELTSSGGPTKFEIHIVAQFDNHNSQVWRVSWNITGTVLASSGDDGCVRLWKANYMDNWKCTGILKGNGSPVNGSSSQQGISNASLGSNNPNLQNSLNGSSASRKHS
- the SEH1L gene encoding nucleoporin SEH1 isoform X1, whose product is MFVARSIAADHKDLIHDVSFDFHGRRMATCSSDQSVKVWDKSESGDWHCTASWKTHSGSVWRVTWAHPEFGQVLASCSFDRTAAVWEEIVGESNDKLRGQSHWVKRTTLVDSRTSVTDVKFAPKHMGLMLATCSADGVVRIYEAPDVMNLSQWSLQHEISCKLSCSCISWNPSSSRAHSPMIAVGSDDNSPNVSAKVQIYEYNENTRKYAKAESLMTVTDPVHDISFAPNLGRSFHILAVATKDVRIFTLKPVRKELTSSGGPTKFEIHIVAQFDNHNSQVWRVSWNITGTVLASSGDDGCVRLWKANYMDNWKCTGILKGNGSPVNGSSSQQGISNASLGSNNPNLQNSLNGSSASRFPPSTHSERYFFPPLDSPRAGSRWSSYAQILPPPPPPPPPPPLIEHSCDADTANLQYPHPRRRYISRPLNPLPENEGV